Proteins encoded by one window of Vigna radiata var. radiata cultivar VC1973A chromosome 5, Vradiata_ver6, whole genome shotgun sequence:
- the LOC106759805 gene encoding ubiquitin recognition factor in ER-associated degradation protein 1 isoform X1: MFIDGYHRSSSFEQTYRCYSVSFIEKPEIENGDKIIMPASALDHLAFLRIDYPMMFELTNGASERVSHCGVLEFTADEGTIYMPYWMMQNMLLQEGDTIRVKYASLPKGTYVKLQPHTKDFFDISNPKAILETTLRKFSCLTTGDTIMVTYNNKRYYLDIIETKPAKAISIIETDCEVDFAPSLDYKDLGKPNIADKTQNKGKFNPFFGTARRLDGKPIPAVYSSRHRNKHVPNVNALSSTTSPSGGKLVFGSNFYRTKETGKEEMEPKLESSQQKQPKFQPFIGKKYSLRG; encoded by the exons ATG TTTATTGACGGATATCACAGGTCTTCATCATTTGAGCAGACATATCGATGTTACTCTGTTTCATTTATTGAAAAG CCCGAAATCGAAAATGGCGATAAAA TTATAATGCCTGCTTCAGCCCTTGATCATCTAG CATTTTTACGCATCGATTATCCTATGATGTTTGAACTCACTAATGGTGCTTCTGAGCGGGTTTCTCATTGTGGAGTTCTGGAGTTCACTGCAGATGAAGGAACTATATATATGCCATACTGG ATGATGCAGAATATGCTTTTGCAAGAGGGAGACACCATAAGAGTTAAATATGCATCACTGCCAAAGGGTACATACGTTAAATTACAACCCCACACAAAGGACTTCTTTGATATCTCCAATCCAAAAGCTAT CTTAGAGACTACTTTGAGAAAATTTTCATGCTTAACGACTGGAGATACTATCATGGTGACATACAACAACAAAAGGTATTACTTAGATATCATTGAAACAAAGCCTGCTAAAGCTATAAGCATCATCGAGACAGACTGTGAGGTGGACTTTGCTCCTTCCTTGGATTACAAAGATCTTGGAAAGCCTAACATTGCagacaaaacacaaaacaaag GTAAGTTCAATCCATTTTTTGGGACTGCGAGACGCTTGGATGGAAAACCTATTCCTGCTGTTTATTCATCACGGCATAGAAACAAACATGTTCCAAACGTGAATGCACTGTCTTCCACAACATCTCCATCTGGGGGAAAGCTAGTATTTGGATCAAACTTTTACCGtacaaaagaaacaggaaag GAAGAGATGGAGCCAAAACTAGAATCAAGCCAGCAAAAGCAACCAAAATTTCAGCCTTTCATAGGGAAGAAGTATTCCCTGAGGGGTTGA
- the LOC106762130 gene encoding arginine decarboxylase, which produces MPALACCVDAAAPPGYAFAGDISFPAPVAFTDVPLPTTDDNTSHWSPSLSAALYNVDGWGGPYFSVNAAGNISVRSHGSATLSHQEIDLLKIVKKASDPKSVGGLGLQFPLIVRFPDVLKNRLECLQSAFDYAIQSEGYGSHYQGVYPVKCNQDRFVVEDIVKFGSPFRFGLEAGSKPELLLAMSCLCKGNPDALLICNGFKDAEYISLALVANKLALNTVIVLEQEEEVDLIVELSKKLCIKPVIGLRAKLRTKHSGHFGATSGEKGKFGLTTAQILRVVKKLDLAGMLDCLQLLHFHIGSQIPSTALLADGVGEAAQIYCELVRLGANMRVIDIGGGLGIDYDGSKSCDSDISVGYSLDEYAAAVVRAVQCVCDRRSVKNPVICSESGRAIVSHQSVLVFEAVGTSSTVGGASSLAFSSPYLAGDLSEDYRFLSEAAFGGDYERCLVYTEELKERCVEQFKQGTVCMEQLAAVDGLCELVRKAVGAGEPVRRYHVNLSVFTSIPDAWGIEQVFPIIPIHRLDEKPSVRGILSDLTCDSDGKIDKFINGESSLPLHEVDGGGYYLGMFLGGAYEEALGGFHNLFGGPSVVRVSQSDGPHSFAVTRAVPGPSCGDVLRVMQHQPELMFETLKHRAYEYVSQDNAAVLASGLARTFDRMPYLVPLSSFEEAAFPVSDEDESVQWSY; this is translated from the coding sequence ATGCCTGCCTTGGCTTGTTGCGTGGATGCTGCAGCACCTCCCGGCTATGCATTTGCCGGTGACATCTCTTTTCCGGCGCCGGTCGCCTTTACCGACGTTCCTCTGCCTACGACAGACGACAACACCAGCCATTGGTCACCGTCCCTCTCCGCCGCTCTCTACAACGTCGACGGATGGGGCGGTCCCTACTTTTCCGTCAACGCAGCCGGGAACATCTCGGTGCGCTCCCACGGGTCCGCCACCCTGTCGCACCAGGAGATCGATTTGCTGAAGATTGTGAAGAAGGCCTCCGATCCCAAATCTGTAGGGGGCCTTGGCCTTCAGTTTCCCCTCATTGTCCGTTTCCCGGACGTTCTCAAGAACCGCTTGGAGTGCCTCCAGTCGGCGTTTGATTATGCAATCCAGTCCGAGGGTTACGGTTCTCATTACCAAGGAGTTTACCCAGTGAAATGCAACCAGGACCGATTTGTGGTCGAGGATATCGTCAAATTTGGTTCGCCGTTCCGGTTCGGCCTGGAGGCAGGTTCCAAGCCGGAACTCCTTCTGGCTATGAGCTGTTTGTGCAAAGGCAACCCTGACGCGTTGCTAATATGTAACGGCTTCAAAGACGCGGAGTACATTTCTCTTGCCCTGGTCGCCAACAAGCTGGCTCTCAACACCGTTATTGTTCTGGAACaagaggaggaggttgattTAATCGTTGAATTGAGCAAGAAGCTTTGCATTAAGCCCGTGATTGGGTTGCGTGCGAAGCTCCGAACCAAGCATTCTGGCCATTTTGGTGCGACTTCAGGTGAGAAGGGTAAGTTTGGTCTGACCACCGCACAGATTCTCAGGGTTGTGAAGAAGCTGGACCTTGCTGGCATGCTGGATTGTTTGCAACTGCTGCATTTTCATATTGGTTCTCAGATTCCTTCGACAGCGTTGCTTGCTGATGGCGTGGGAGAAGCCGCGCAGATCTATTGTGAACTGGTTCGGTTAGGGGCGAACATGCGGGTCATCGATATTGGAGGTGGACTGGGCATTGATTACGACGGTTCCAAGTCGTGTGACTCTGATATTTCAGTCGGGTACAGTCTGGATGAGTATGCTGCCGCGGTTGTTCGCGCGGTTCAGTGTGTGTGCGATCGAAGGTCCGTCAAGAATCCTGTTATCTGCAGCGAGAGTGGAAGGGCCATCGTGTCTCATCAGTCGGTCTTGGTTTTTGAGGCTGTTGGCACTAGCAGCACCGTGGGCGGAGCCTCCTCCTTGGCTTTTTCCTCACCATATTTGGCGGGGGATCTGTCGGAGGACTACCGTTTTCTGTCGGAGGCGGCTTTTGGAGGGGATTATGAACGCTGTTTGGTGTACACGGAGGAGCTGAAGGAGCGATGCGTGGAGCAGTTCAAACAGGGGACGGTGTGCATGGAACAACTTGCAGCGGTAGATGGGTTGTGTGAGTTGGTGAGGAAGGCTGTTGGAGCTGGGGAACCTGTTCGAAGATACCACGTGAACCTTTCCGTTTTCACTTCCATTCCGGATGCGTGGGGCATTGAACAGGTGTTTCCCATAATCCCCATTCATCGTCTGGACGAGAAGCCTTCCGTGAGGGGTATTCTCTCGGATTTGACTTGCGACAGCGATGGGAAGATTGACAAATTCATCAACGGGGAGTCCAGCCTGCCGCTGCATGAAGTTGATGGAGGTGGTTACTATTTGGGAATGTTCTTGGGTGGGGCCTACGAGGAGGCGCTCGGTGGATTCCACAACTTGTTCGGCGGTCCCAGCGTTGTGAGGGTGTCGCAGAGCGATGGTCCTCACAGCTTCGCAGTCACGCGGGCCGTGCCGGGTCCATCATGTGGAGATGTTCTTCGAGTGATGCAGCACCAGCCCGAGCTCATGTTCGAAACTCTCAAGCACCGCGCGTACGAGTATGTCAGCCAAGACAATGCTGCGGTTCTGGCCTCTGGCCTTGCTCGCACTTTTGACAGGATGCCTTATCTGGTTCCCCTGTCTTCCTTTGAAGAAGCTGCCTTTCCCGTTTCCGATGAGGACGAGAGCGTGCAGTGGTCTTATTAG
- the LOC106759806 gene encoding 30S ribosomal protein S31, mitochondrial, with translation MAANGASMMQRCSVAARWFMKAESAAASAVAPQLCGRGDKKTKKGKRFKGSYGNARPKKEKMIERIKDKVEVPRSTPWPLPFKLI, from the coding sequence ATGGCTGCGAATGGTGCGAGCATGATGCAGCGGTGCAGCGTGGCTGCGCGGTGGTTCATGAAGGCGGAGAGTGCGGCAGCTTCGGCGGTGGCGCCTCAATTGTGTGGGCGCGGGGACAAGAAGACGAAGAAAGGGAAGAGATTCAAGGGATCCTACGGTAACGCTCGGCCGAAGAAAGAGAAGATGATAGAGCGCATAAAGGACAAGGTGGAAGTTCCCAGGTCTACACCTTGGCCTCTTCCTTTCAAGCTCATCTGA
- the LOC106760947 gene encoding NADH dehydrogenase [ubiquinone] 1 beta subcomplex subunit 9, translating into MASTAAYLARRAAQKERVRILYRRALKDTLNWAVHRHLFYNDAENLRDRFEENKHVEDPDTIDRLIADAEASYNKWRHPDPYIVPWAPGGSKFTRNPAPPQGIEIVYDYGREDNN; encoded by the exons ATGGCATCGACGGCAGCTTACCTTGCTCGGCGCGCGGCGCAGAAGGAGAGGGTTCGGATCCTGTACCGCCGGGCGCTCAAAGACACTCTTAATTGGGCCGTGCATCGCCACCTCTTCTACAACGAC GCTGAAAATCTCCGCGACAGGTTCGAGGAAAACAAACACGTG GAAGATCCCGATACAATTGATAGGCTCATAGCGGATGCTGAAGCCTCCTACAACAAGTGGCGTCATCCAGATCCTTACATAG TTCCTTGGGCACCTGGTGGTTCCAAATTTACTCGCAACCCAGCTCCACCTCAAGGG ATTGAGATCGTTTACGATTATGGCCGTGAAGATAACaactga
- the LOC106761180 gene encoding kinesin-like protein KIN-7E, translating to MRAVTGEELVKWEKMGGIGGHEEKILVLVRLRPLNQKEVDANEVADWECINDSTILYRNTLREGSTFPSAYTFDRVFRGDCSTKQVYEEGVKAIALSVVGGINSSIFAYGQTSSGKTYTMIGVTEYAVADIFDYIRKHEERAFVLKFSAIEIYNENIRDLLSSENTPLRLRDDPERGPIIEKLIEETLRDWTHLKELLSFCEAQRQVGETYLNDKSSRSHQIIRLTIESSAREFMGKSSSTTLAASVNFVDLAGSERASQALSAGSRLKEGCHINRSLLTLGTVIRKLSKGRQGHINYRDSKLTRILQPSLGGNSRTAIICTLSPARCHVEQTRNTLLFACCAKQVTTKAQVNVVMSDKVLVKQLQKEVARLESELRTPCPPSTNCDCAAMMRKKNLRIEKMEREIQELIKQRDLAQSQVEDLLRMVGNDQKSKTERVDTWEDEDSISESSSIYPSDLRIGEFNNPHYINENSESSPDKHPDEYCNEIQSVGLEESSKDGLEYPDPSVRYNEVLALTWYGDENVTSQEILTPVAEDREDRLNQDDATNDVLEQRLDDAELSNDSPLSMSGTVSNCRNLKLTRSWSCREFYTTGSPGNVGEIVRTPASSFEKCFPGRPDGLPRKFLPLTYSASTKLSMNGSPPSIGTPSTDDLRTNSTRTSTNEDITSLQTFVAGMKEMVKLEYEKRLVDDDQDKEAETTYFRFEKNMKDVGVDSTLEAAGSPEEWPLQFKQQQTEILELWEACNVSLFHRTYFFLLFRGDPTDSIYMEVERRRLCFLKGTFHGGNEWVKDAPTVTLASSAKGVERERETLVKLMKRRLSEEERRKVFRKWGIALDSKRRRKQLANRIWSNTDMKHVMESAAVVAKLVRFTWQGDNALKEMFALSFSPHRMSYSSKTTRASLF from the exons ATGAGAGCTGTTACTGGAGAGGAGTTGGTTAAATGGGAGAAGATGGGAGGAATTGGAGGCCATGAAGAGAAGATTCTGGTGTTAGTGAGGCTGAGGCCTTTGAATCAGAAAGAAGTTGATGCGAATGAAGTAGCAGATTGGGAATGCATCAATGACAGTACCATCTTATACCGGAATACCCTTCGGGAAGGTTCTACATTCCCAAGCGCCTACACCTTCg ACAGAGTATTTCGGGGTGACTGTTCCACAAAGCAGGTATATGAAGAAGGGGTCAAAGCAATTGCTCTTTCAGTTGTTGGTGGAATCAACT CAAGTATTTTTGCGTATGGGCAAACAAGTAGTGGAAAGACATATACGATGATTGGAGTAACTGAATATGCTGTTGCAGATATTTTTGACTATATAAGAAAG CATGAAGAAAGAGCATTTGTATTGAAGTTCTCAGCAATTGAAATTTACAACGAAAATATTAGGGACCTCCTCAGCAGTGAGAACACGCCACTAAGGCTGCGTGATGATCCTGAG AGAGGACCTATTATAGAGAAACTTATAGAAGAGACTCTGCGGGACTGGACGCATTTGAAAGAGCTTCTATCATTCTGTGAAG CACAGAGACAGGTAGGAGAGACATACCTCAATGACAAGAGTTCTCGATCTCACCAAATCATCAGACTG ACAATTGAAAGTTCTGCCAGAGAATTCATGGGTAAAAGCAGCTCAACCACCCTAGCTGCTAGTGTG AATTTTGTTGATTTGGCAGGGAGTGAGCGTGCATCTCAGGCATTATCTGCTGGGTCCAGATTGAAAGAAGGCTGTCATATAAACCGGAGTTTACTCACTCTTGGAACAGTCATTCGTAAACTTAG TAAGGGAAGACAAGGACACATTAATTACAGAGATTCTAAGCTGACACGCATATTGCAGCCTTCCTTAGGTGGCAATTCTAGAACAGCCATCATTTGCACTTTGAGCCCCGCACGTTGTCATGTTGAGCAAACTAGAAACACCCTTCTTTTTGCCTGTTGTGCAAAACAAGTGACCACTAAAGCACAGGTTAATGTAGTGATGTCTGATAAAGTATTGGTCAAACAGTTGCAAAAAGAGGTAGCCAGATTAGAGAGTGAGTTGAGAACTCCTTGTCCACCTTCAACAAATTGTGATTGTGCAGCaatgatgagaaagaaaaatctcCGAATAGAAAAG ATGGAGAGGGAGATTCAGGAGCTAATTAAGCAACGTGATCTTGCTCAATCTCAGGTTGAGGATTTGCTGCGCATGGTTGGAAATGATCAGAAATCTAAAACG GAAAGGGTCGACACCTGGGAAGATGAAGATTCAATATCAGAATCATCAAGCATTTATCCTTCTGATTTACGGATTGGAGAATTCAACAATCCTCACTACATCAATGAAAACAGCGAAAGTAGTCCCGATA AACATCCTGATGAATACTGCAATGAAATTCAAAGTGTTGGATTGGAGGAATCGAGTAAGGATGGCTTGGAATATCCTGACCCATCAGTAAGATACAACGAGGTGTTGGCATTAACATGGTATGGAGATGAAAATGTAACAAGTCAGGAGATACTGACTCCTGTGGCTGAAGATAGGGAAGATAGACTGAACCAAGACGATGCAACAAATGATGTTTTGGAGCAGAGACTCGATGATGCAGAGTTGAGTAATGATTCTCCTCTGTCTATGTCAGGAACAGTGTCAAATTGTAGGAATCTTAAATTAACAAGGAGCTGGAGTTGTAGAGAATTCTACACGACTGGTTCTCCTGGGAATGTGGGAGAAATTGTGAGGACTCCGGCCAGTAGTTTTGAAAAATGCTTCCCTGGAAGACCAGATGGATTACCGAGAAAGTTCCTTCCATTAACTTATAGTGCTTCCACAAAATTGTCAATGAATGGCTCTCCGCCTTCAATTGGTACTCCGTCTACGGATGATTTAAGAACCAACAGCACAAGAACATCCACTAATGAAGATATTACTAGCCTCCAGACTTTTGTTGCAGGGATGAAGGAAATGGTCAAACTTGAGTATGAGAAGCGTCTTGTTGATGATGATCAG GATAAGGAGGCAGAGACAACATATTTTAGATTTGAAAAGAATATGAAGGATGTCGGAGTGGATTCAACGTTAGAGGCAGCTGGATCTCCTGAGGAGTGGCCTCTACAATTCAAACAGCAGCAGACAGAAATATTAGAACTTTGGGAAGCCTGCAATGTATCTTTGTTCCACAGGACTtacttctttcttttgttcAGGGGTGATCCGACAGACTCTATATACATGGAGGTGGAGCGAAGAAGATTATGTTTTCTGAAAGGAACATTTCATGGTGGAAATGAGTGGGTGAAAGATGCTCCGACAGTTACATTAGCGTCAAG TGCAAAGGGTGtggagagggagagagagacgCTGGTGAAGCTTATGAAGAGAAGGCTATCAGAGGAAGAGAGGAGGAAGGTGTTCAGGAAGTGGGGCATTGCATTGGATTCAAAGCGAAGGAGGAAGCAGCTGGCGAATCGCATATGGAGCAACACAGATATGAAGCATGTCATGGAGAGTGCTGCTGTTGTTGCAAAGTTAGTGAGGTTCACTTGGCAGGGTGATAATGCCCTTAAGGAGATGTTTGCCCTCAGCTTCTCACCTCATCGAATGTCATATTCCTCCAAAACTACCAGGGCCTCTCTTTTCTAG
- the LOC106759805 gene encoding ubiquitin recognition factor in ER-associated degradation protein 1 isoform X2 — protein sequence MPASALDHLAFLRIDYPMMFELTNGASERVSHCGVLEFTADEGTIYMPYWMMQNMLLQEGDTIRVKYASLPKGTYVKLQPHTKDFFDISNPKAILETTLRKFSCLTTGDTIMVTYNNKRYYLDIIETKPAKAISIIETDCEVDFAPSLDYKDLGKPNIADKTQNKGKFNPFFGTARRLDGKPIPAVYSSRHRNKHVPNVNALSSTTSPSGGKLVFGSNFYRTKETGKEEMEPKLESSQQKQPKFQPFIGKKYSLRG from the exons ATGCCTGCTTCAGCCCTTGATCATCTAG CATTTTTACGCATCGATTATCCTATGATGTTTGAACTCACTAATGGTGCTTCTGAGCGGGTTTCTCATTGTGGAGTTCTGGAGTTCACTGCAGATGAAGGAACTATATATATGCCATACTGG ATGATGCAGAATATGCTTTTGCAAGAGGGAGACACCATAAGAGTTAAATATGCATCACTGCCAAAGGGTACATACGTTAAATTACAACCCCACACAAAGGACTTCTTTGATATCTCCAATCCAAAAGCTAT CTTAGAGACTACTTTGAGAAAATTTTCATGCTTAACGACTGGAGATACTATCATGGTGACATACAACAACAAAAGGTATTACTTAGATATCATTGAAACAAAGCCTGCTAAAGCTATAAGCATCATCGAGACAGACTGTGAGGTGGACTTTGCTCCTTCCTTGGATTACAAAGATCTTGGAAAGCCTAACATTGCagacaaaacacaaaacaaag GTAAGTTCAATCCATTTTTTGGGACTGCGAGACGCTTGGATGGAAAACCTATTCCTGCTGTTTATTCATCACGGCATAGAAACAAACATGTTCCAAACGTGAATGCACTGTCTTCCACAACATCTCCATCTGGGGGAAAGCTAGTATTTGGATCAAACTTTTACCGtacaaaagaaacaggaaag GAAGAGATGGAGCCAAAACTAGAATCAAGCCAGCAAAAGCAACCAAAATTTCAGCCTTTCATAGGGAAGAAGTATTCCCTGAGGGGTTGA